A genomic segment from Arcobacter acticola encodes:
- a CDS encoding MATE family efflux transporter, translating to MRKNTQHLTTQDIPSLIKQLAIPASVGMFFNTMYNVVDTFYAGLISTQAIAALSLSFMIFFLIIGFGYGFSSAITALLGNALGKKRYKLATIYAHKGLIFVPIIGLSLSIIGYFAAPWLFKLLGAQNEYLQISLDYINPILFGAIFFMFNFSLNSVLVATGDTKTYRNSLIFGFFANLVLNPIFIYGFLFIPAMGIKGIAIATVLIQVINMFYMLYKVLQTKLIHFENLKYFIPDLRVYKQFLTQGLPASLNMLTMAIGSLILTYFVSHYGMEAVAGYGIGYRVEQLMLLPALGLSTAVLTLVSNNFGAKKYDRVIETLKTALKYGFIISTVGIITLTILGRFIITQFDSNPIVVGFGVDYLLVEIWIFYAYIVLFVCVSTLQGIKKPKMLLYIGLYRQIFAKLVIAYFIVKFFELDFIYLWFGILFMIYSAAIFAYFYTNSLLKKICNKTF from the coding sequence TTGAGAAAAAATACACAACATCTAACCACGCAAGATATTCCAAGCTTGATAAAACAACTAGCAATTCCTGCTAGTGTTGGAATGTTTTTTAATACTATGTATAATGTAGTTGATACATTTTATGCAGGGCTTATATCAACCCAAGCAATCGCAGCTTTATCCTTATCTTTTATGATTTTCTTTTTGATCATTGGTTTTGGATATGGTTTTTCATCTGCAATTACTGCACTTTTGGGAAATGCTCTTGGTAAAAAAAGATATAAATTAGCTACTATTTATGCACATAAGGGATTAATTTTTGTTCCTATTATAGGATTAAGTTTAAGTATTATTGGATATTTTGCAGCTCCTTGGCTTTTTAAACTTTTAGGTGCGCAAAATGAATATCTACAAATTTCTCTTGATTATATAAATCCTATTTTATTTGGTGCAATATTTTTTATGTTTAACTTCTCATTAAACTCTGTTTTAGTGGCAACTGGAGATACTAAAACATATAGAAATAGCTTGATATTTGGATTCTTTGCAAACTTAGTTTTAAATCCTATATTTATTTATGGGTTTTTATTTATACCTGCAATGGGAATAAAAGGTATCGCAATAGCAACGGTTCTAATTCAAGTTATAAATATGTTTTATATGCTTTACAAAGTATTACAAACAAAACTTATTCACTTTGAAAATCTTAAATATTTCATACCTGATTTAAGAGTTTATAAACAGTTTTTAACTCAAGGATTACCTGCAAGTTTAAATATGCTTACAATGGCTATTGGTTCACTTATTCTTACATATTTTGTATCACACTATGGGATGGAAGCAGTTGCTGGTTATGGAATAGGATATAGAGTTGAACAATTAATGCTTCTTCCTGCTCTTGGTCTTAGTACGGCTGTTTTAACACTTGTTTCAAATAACTTTGGTGCTAAAAAATATGATAGGGTTATAGAGACTTTAAAAACTGCATTAAAATATGGATTTATTATCTCAACTGTTGGAATAATAACTCTTACAATTTTAGGTAGATTTATCATCACTCAATTTGATTCTAATCCTATTGTTGTTGGTTTTGGAGTTGATTATTTACTTGTTGAAATTTGGATTTTTTATGCTTATATTGTTTTATTTGTATGTGTTTCAACTCTACAAGGTATTAAAAAACCTAAAATGCTTTTATATATAGGACTTTATAGACAAATCTTTGCAAAACTTGTAATTGCATATTTTATAGTTAAATTCTTCGAACTTGATTTTAT